A DNA window from Carassius auratus strain Wakin unplaced genomic scaffold, ASM336829v1 scaf_tig00006755, whole genome shotgun sequence contains the following coding sequences:
- the LOC113071270 gene encoding microfibril-associated glycoprotein 4-like: MFISFSLRLVQMMVFLVALLPAVLMSECQDLNDCSDMYNSGEKVSGIYSIYPAGDVPVLVYCEMISDWNDEDSGGWTVIQRRMDGSVNFYRPWDQYKRGFGNVEGEYWLGLENMYQLTRNRKYTLRVDLEDFDGRKGYAVYSSFSVGPEADGYKLQVSGFKNGGAGDSLAYHNNQKFTTLDKDQDFNDKNCARVYLGAFWYNACHHANPNGVYLWGEDPPFFGIGNVWYSWKDNFAVGMKSITMKIRRVS; the protein is encoded by the exons AtgttcatctctttctctctgcgtCTTGTACAGATGATGGTGTTTTTGGTGGCTCTTCTACCAGCTGTACTGATGAGTGAATGTCAGGATTTAAATGATTGTTCTGATATGTATAACTCGGGAGAAAAAGTCAGTGGGATCTACTCCATATATCCAGCAGGTGATGTTCCTGTCTTGGTTTATTGTGAGATGATCTCAGATTGGAATGATGAAGACAGCGGAGGATGGACG GTGATTCAGAGGAGAATGGACGGCAGTGTGAACTTCTATCGGCCGTGGGATCAGTACAAGAGAGGATTTGGGAATGTGGAGGGAGAATACTGGCTGG ggCTGGAGAACATGTACCAGCTGACACGCAACAGGAAGTACACGCTGAGAGTGGATCTGGAGGACTTTGATGGAAGGAAAGGTTATGCTGTGTACTCGTCCTTCTCTGTGGGTCCTGAAGCTGACGGGTATAAACTACAAGTTTCAGGATTCAAAAATGGAGGAGCAG GCGACTCTCTGGCATACCATAATAATCAGAAGTTCACCACATTGGACAAGGACCAAGACTTCAATGACAAAAACTGTGCCAGAGTGTATCTCGGGGCATTTTGGTACAATGCATGTCACCATGCAAATCCCAATGGTGTGTACTTATGGGGAGAAGatccccccttttttggcattgGAAATGTTTGGTACAGCTGGAAGGACAATTTTGCTGTTGGTATGAAATCCATCACTATGAAGATCAGACGTGTTTCTTAG